A genome region from Carya illinoinensis cultivar Pawnee chromosome 2, C.illinoinensisPawnee_v1, whole genome shotgun sequence includes the following:
- the LOC122300261 gene encoding myb-like protein X — protein sequence MSRCFPFPPPGFEKKARTKDVDLLKQEKQREKKHKKEKRDKEKREPKEKRETDKNEAKPREKKDKKDKHRDKKKDKQDRDKDKEKKSTPDEKRLPGQTGEKLVKKDENKIKNHISDEKRFSGQFAGYNAKKLSESSHMAEEKDSKFVQELGRRIKDDDRATESKLVEKFAKMDQRKDEGTAKLVAEGKEKNKRVDDRKVVGQGIKGEGRFSGNSMVPSPDVVLQTRIGGISRPFEKNVERTVEEKERTKEKEGDDKWGDKRKDKDREKKSQGKDKDRDKEKKKEEKTKGKIDHKITEHDNLKDVNKSDLISSHDTKTLQLPKDSKKSAASEKNLKKRKEVDTNGVLHVGDLRPHKLARTTSSSHQFSENGRILEPCQTSVLNASDRHGAASNPKADDKECKINGVIDQSSSDSKKSTIVTAQADQIAQVSAKPPHPDSKYLSEVYMVPKMGEWSDYDDQEWLFSSHDFQSEKSKVESLGVEDTPQVWDEALRIESADVCALPYVIPY from the exons GAAAAGCAGAGAGAGAAGAAGCATAAAAAGGAGAAAAGGGACAAAGAGAAGAGAGAACctaaagagaaaagagagacagATAAAAATGAGGCAAAGCCTAGAGAAAAGAAAGACAAGAAGGACAAGCATAGAGATAAAAAGAAGGATAAGCAGGACAGAGATAAAGATAAGGAGAAAAAAAGTACCCCTGATGAGAAGAGACTTCCAGGTCAAACTGGAGAAAAACTGGttaaaaaagatgaaaacaaaattaaaaatcacatttctgaTGAGAAAAGATTTTCTGGGCAGTTTGCAGGTTACAATGCAAAGAAACTCAGCGAGAGCAGCCATATGGCAGAGGAGAAGGATTCTAAATTTGTGCAGGAGTTGGGCAGGAGGATTAAAGATGATGACAGAGCAACTGAGAGCAAGTTGGTTGAGAAGTTTgcaaaaatggatcaaagaaaGGATGAGGGGACGGCCAAATTGGTGGCTGAAGGTAAGGAGAAGAACAAGAGGGTTGATGACAGAAAGGTGGTTGGTCAAGGAATTAAAGGTGAGGGAAGATTCAGTGGAAATTCAATGGTTCCGAGTCCTGATGTGGTTCTTCAAACTAGAATTGGAGGAATTTCTAGACCGTTTGAGAAAAATGTTGAGAGAACTGTTGAAGAGAAGGAAAGGACCAAAGAAAAGGAAGGTGATGATAAATGGGGGGATAAACGCAAGGATAAAGATCGAGAGAAAAAGAGCCAAGGGAAGGATAAGGACAGggacaaagagaagaaaaaggaggAGAAAACGAAGGGCAAAATTGACCATAAGATTACAGAACACGATAATTTAAAAGATGTCAACAAGAGTGATCTTATCAGTAGCCATGATACTAAAACCTTGCAACTTCCCAAGGACAGCAAAAAGAGTGCTGCTTCCGAGAAAAATCTCAAGAAACGGAAGGAAGTTGATACAAATGGGGTTTTACATG TCGGTGATCTTAGGCCCCATAAGTTGGCAAGAACCACGTCTTCCTCCCATCAATTTTCCGAAAATGGAAGGATATTGGAACCTTGTCAAACTTCTGTCCTGAATGCTTCAGATAGGCATGGTGCAGCCAGTAATCCTAAGGCGGATGATAAGGAATGCAAGATAAATGGCGTTATAGATCAATCATCTTCTGACTCAAAGAAGTCTACGATTGTCACTGCACAAGCTGATCAGATTGCTCAAGTGTCCGCCAAGCCACCCCACCCAGATTCTAAATATCTAAGCGAGGTGTATATGGTACCGAAAATGGGTGAATGGTCGGATTATGATGACCAAGAATGGTTGTTTAGCAGCCATGATTTTCAATCGGAGAAGTCCAAGGTGGAATCTTTAGGGGTTGAGGACACACCACAGGTATGGGATGAAGCTCTGAGAATAGAGTCTGCTGATGTTTGTGCCCTGCCATATGTTATTCCCTACTGA